GagacgcgcggcgttgtACACCATATCGCGCGCAGCCTCAATCTCCGTCGCAACTTGGGCGATCTGGAACTGCATGCCCTGGAAAGAAGAGATGGGCTTGCCGaactgctcgcgctcgaaTGTGTacgcaagtgcgcgctCAAACGCGCCCTCGGCAAGACCGACCATCTGTGCACCGATACCGACACGGCCCTCGTTGAGAATCTCGATGGCGATCTTGTAGCCGCGGCCCTCCTCGCCAATCAGATTTTCGACAGGCACCTTGATTTCGTCAAAGTTGACCGTGCAGGTGCTGCTGGCGCGAATACCGAGTTTGCTTTCCTTTTTGCCGATGTTGACGCCCATGTCTTTCTCTACGGCAAAGGCAGAGATACCTTTGTATCCTTTGGAGGGGTCGCCCTGGGCAAACACGATGAAAAACTCGGCCTCGCCAGAGTTGGTGATCCACATCTTGGAGCCGTTGATAATGTAGTGCTTTCCATCGCTGCTCTTCTTCACGCTGGTCTTCATAGCAAATGCATCCGAGCCAGACGAAGGCTCGGAGAGACAGAAGCAGCCGAGCATGTCGCTCGAGAGACGCGGCATGTACTTGTTGCGCAGATGTTCGCTGGCGTACTTGCGCAGGACGGTGTTGACGAGCGTGTTGTGCACATCGCAAAGCACAGAGACAGATGGATCAATCTTGGCAAGCTCCTCAATCACAATGACCGCGGCAGTGAAGCTAAAGCCAGCACCACCCAGCTCGGGATCCGTCTCCACCGCCATAAGGCCCTGCTCAAAGAGGCCCTGGATAATTTTGGGGTCCATCTtttcctcctcgtccatcttttccacgcgcggctTCACCTCGTTCTcggcaaagcggcgcacggcatcGCGGAGCATGACTTCTTCCTCGGTGAACTTTCTGAGGGAGTTGATGCCCCAGGGCGACTCGTGCtcttctgcgcgcgcgcagctcgttgTGAGCGTGCGCTGAGCAACACtgatcgctgcgcgacgtgtATTAGACACAGTACGCAGCGCGTGTgcgttgcgcacggcagcaCGCATCGCTGTGGTCTGACGCAGTACGGTTCGGGAGAACATGCTCGTGGTGAAAAGATACCCTCCGGCGCGATACGGATCGGCCGGCTTAATGCCACGTGCAAATGTGGGGTAGCGGACAGCGGTCCGTACAATGGCGAAGTGGGGGGGAGGGGGAGAGTAAGGAGGCCTTGGCTGTGGTGCAAAGGGTATACATGCTATACGCTGCTACACCGCACTACACCCTACG
This is a stretch of genomic DNA from Malassezia vespertilionis chromosome 1, complete sequence. It encodes these proteins:
- a CDS encoding uncharacterized protein (COG:E; EggNog:ENOG503NWK6), with the protein product MRAAVRNAHALRTVSNTRRAAISVAQRTLTTSCARAEEHESPWGINSLRKFTEEEVMLRDAVRRFAENEVKPRVEKMDEEEKMDPKIIQGLFEQGLMAVETDPELGGAGFSFTAAVIVIEELAKIDPSVSVLCDVHNTLVNTVLRKYASEHLRNKYMPRLSSDMLGCFCLSEPSSGSDAFAMKTSVKKSSDGKHYIINGSKMWITNSGEAEFFIVFAQGDPSKGYKGISAFAVEKDMGVNIGKKESKLGIRASSTCTVNFDEIKVPVENLIGEEGRGYKIAIEILNEGRVGIGAQMVGLAEGAFERALAYTFEREQFGKPISSFQGMQFQIAQVATEIEAARDMVYNAARLKDEGHPFTKEAAMAKLFSSQVAQRAAGYAIEWAGGQGFTREQGIEKYWRDSKIGAIYEGTSNIQLNTIFNLVAKDKGLK